From Acidobacteriota bacterium, one genomic window encodes:
- the fliR gene encoding flagellar biosynthetic protein FliR, with amino-acid sequence METFEVPLRPILVFIVVLARVGGLVTFAPFWANRVVSPKIRIVLAFVLAFALTPVIMTRIETPPSDLGPLTIVIIGEIVIGMVFGFVGRIVFSGLEMATFLISSQMGFSLAGTIDPSTQAQTTAFGIIGQMLGLMILLAADGHHWFLAATVKSFSITAPGTFNFTPALLDLILKLSANALVVGVTLAAPAIIVLLAVEFALELFGRTAPQFQVFILGFPIKIAVGLSLIGASLYFIPAAVRDVLGSIYHGLVNAMGAM; translated from the coding sequence GTGGAAACATTCGAAGTACCGCTCAGGCCCATTCTTGTATTTATCGTCGTGCTGGCAAGGGTCGGCGGCCTGGTAACGTTTGCTCCTTTTTGGGCTAATCGTGTAGTAAGCCCGAAGATCCGTATCGTTCTTGCGTTTGTTTTGGCGTTTGCGCTAACTCCGGTGATCATGACGAGGATCGAGACACCACCCTCGGATCTGGGCCCACTGACCATCGTCATCATCGGCGAGATCGTTATCGGCATGGTTTTTGGGTTTGTCGGACGGATCGTGTTCAGCGGCTTGGAAATGGCTACATTCCTGATCAGTTCACAGATGGGTTTTTCGCTCGCGGGAACGATTGACCCATCAACGCAGGCACAAACGACAGCATTTGGCATTATCGGGCAAATGCTTGGCCTGATGATCTTATTAGCTGCTGACGGACATCATTGGTTCCTTGCGGCGACGGTAAAAAGCTTTTCGATAACCGCTCCGGGGACATTTAATTTTACGCCGGCATTGCTTGATTTGATCCTGAAGCTATCAGCAAATGCTCTTGTCGTGGGCGTTACGCTTGCGGCACCGGCGATCATAGTTCTGCTTGCCGTCGAGTTTGCTCTGGAACTATTTGGCCGGACAGCTCCGCAATTTCAGGTTTTCATCCTGGGTTTTCCTATCAAGATCGCAGTCGGATTATCTTTGATCGGGGCGTCCCTATATTTCATTCCCGCTG
- a CDS encoding flagellar biosynthetic protein FliQ, which translates to MNDALVTSMMQNALTTLMWIVGPMLAVAILVGVVVSLIQTLTSIQDQTFSFAPRVIAIFTVFLVTFPWILRVLITFTSSILSDFTPFIK; encoded by the coding sequence ATGAATGATGCTCTAGTCACATCGATGATGCAGAATGCGCTCACGACACTGATGTGGATCGTGGGCCCGATGCTTGCCGTTGCAATATTGGTTGGCGTCGTAGTGAGTCTGATCCAGACTTTGACTTCGATCCAGGATCAGACATTTTCTTTTGCTCCGCGGGTGATCGCAATTTTTACCGTTTTCCTGGTCACATTTCCCTGGATACTGCGCGTTTTGATCACGTTTACTTCGTCGATACTCTCCGATTTCACTCCTTTTATTAAGTAG
- the fliP gene encoding flagellar type III secretion system pore protein FliP (The bacterial flagellar biogenesis protein FliP forms a type III secretion system (T3SS)-type pore required for flagellar assembly.), whose protein sequence is MIRVLILPLFLLAFIGLASLTVEAQGPAPQTSGAPEQTIDLAKTANSSTPLQIVVMLTLLSFIPAILISMTCFTRLIVVFHFLRQALGTQEAPNNQILIGLALFITLFVMSPTIKQIYEGAYKPMSEGTMSQGDALEKGLVPLRAYMIKHAREKDLALFIRLSKSARPNSVDEVPTTALIPAYMISELKTAFQIGFVLFLPFLIIDLAVSSVLLSMGMMQLPPVIVSMPLKILLFVMVDGWYLIVTSLVKSVM, encoded by the coding sequence GTGATCAGAGTTTTGATCTTGCCGTTATTCCTATTAGCGTTCATCGGCCTTGCTTCGCTCACGGTCGAAGCTCAAGGTCCTGCACCGCAAACCTCGGGAGCGCCTGAACAAACTATCGACCTCGCCAAGACCGCAAACAGCTCGACACCTCTGCAGATCGTTGTAATGCTGACCCTGCTCAGCTTCATCCCTGCGATCTTGATATCGATGACGTGTTTTACGCGCTTGATAGTGGTGTTTCACTTTTTGCGTCAGGCGCTGGGCACGCAGGAGGCTCCGAATAATCAAATACTCATCGGTCTTGCTTTATTCATTACCCTTTTCGTAATGAGCCCGACGATCAAACAGATCTACGAAGGGGCATACAAGCCAATGTCCGAGGGAACGATGTCGCAAGGCGACGCACTTGAAAAAGGCCTAGTTCCGCTGCGTGCCTACATGATAAAGCACGCGCGGGAAAAAGATCTTGCTCTATTTATCCGGCTATCGAAAAGCGCCAGGCCAAATTCAGTTGACGAAGTACCCACAACGGCTCTGATCCCGGCATACATGATCTCGGAACTCAAAACGGCATTTCAGATCGGTTTCGTCTTGTTTCTGCCGTTCTTGATCATTGACCTCGCTGTTTCCAGCGTTTTGCTGTCGATGGGAATGATGCAGCTGCCGCCAGTGATCGTTTCAATGCCATTGAAGATATTGCTTTTCGTCATGGTTGACGGTTGGTATCTGATCGTAACGTCTCTCGTGAAAAGTGTTATGTAA
- a CDS encoding flagellar biosynthetic protein FliO gives MNRKRFLHSLAILLAIVSLAPSVFPQAPKQTPANETVPQVMTEEDRLLFMQSDDDPAPQEPSSSGLIIKSVGALLLVISLLFFGTWTLKKLGVGGKKGKDGEALSLTVLSTLSMGNGRTISTIRFGERVLLVGATPQSFTLLAEELPLPEDVFARNLRSVADMLADEGPAFDDEFELAKSKLGMWQTRGGAA, from the coding sequence ATGAATAGGAAGCGGTTTTTACATTCATTGGCCATCCTGCTGGCTATAGTTTCCCTTGCCCCGTCGGTATTTCCACAAGCTCCTAAGCAAACACCCGCCAACGAAACGGTTCCGCAGGTTATGACCGAGGAAGACCGTCTTCTGTTCATGCAGAGTGACGACGACCCGGCTCCGCAGGAACCCAGTTCGAGCGGCCTGATCATTAAATCGGTCGGAGCTCTTTTGCTAGTCATCAGTCTTCTATTTTTCGGCACCTGGACGCTCAAAAAGCTGGGTGTTGGCGGCAAAAAAGGAAAAGATGGAGAGGCACTAAGCCTAACCGTTCTCTCGACGCTCTCGATGGGGAACGGGCGGACGATCTCGACGATCCGGTTTGGCGAGCGCGTATTGCTCGTAGGAGCAACGCCGCAGAGTTTCACGCTGCTTGCCGAGGAACTGCCTTTGCCTGAAGATGTTTTTGCCAGGAATCTACGATCGGTGGCAGACATGCTTGCGGATGAAGGCCCGGCGTTTGATGACGAGTTCGAGCTTGCGAAAAGCAAGTTGGGGATGTGGCAAACCCGCGGAGGTGCTGCGTGA
- a CDS encoding FliM/FliN family flagellar motor switch protein: MQPENEKILASWADFLDLPLELSLELGRVRMSVREILDLQPSSIVKLGRSTGEGVDIRADNKPLMRGEIVVIEDRAGVRISEILTDIN; encoded by the coding sequence ATGCAACCAGAAAACGAAAAGATCCTTGCGTCATGGGCCGATTTTCTTGATCTGCCGCTGGAACTATCTCTGGAATTGGGGCGGGTAAGGATGTCAGTTCGCGAGATATTAGATCTTCAACCCTCGAGCATTGTAAAACTGGGTCGTTCGACGGGCGAGGGTGTAGATATTCGTGCGGATAACAAACCACTAATGCGGGGTGAGATCGTCGTTATCGAAGATAGAGCGGGCGTTCGCATCAGCGAGATCTTAACGGATATAAACTAA
- a CDS encoding flagellar basal body-associated FliL family protein, which translates to MSEIEKETVVASPDAPVEKKKGGKKIILIAVVLVLLLGGGGAGFYFWRIAGTQAAEVPDKKAGEKKTSNKKTEAESDPEIGPKGSKKSGALESAIPEDEEVKQIVELPPFIVNLADTEQARYLRMTVSLGVAGEESEKPDQLFITRVRNAMLAVLSEKSSEQILTAEGKTKLRKELLQAAKAASTEPEVKAIYITDFIVQL; encoded by the coding sequence ATGTCCGAGATAGAAAAAGAAACCGTTGTTGCTAGCCCCGACGCTCCCGTTGAGAAAAAGAAAGGCGGCAAAAAAATTATTCTTATCGCCGTTGTGCTGGTTCTATTGCTTGGGGGCGGAGGCGCAGGATTTTATTTCTGGCGGATCGCGGGAACTCAGGCGGCTGAGGTGCCCGACAAAAAGGCGGGGGAAAAGAAGACTTCAAACAAAAAGACCGAGGCGGAATCAGATCCTGAGATCGGGCCGAAAGGCTCAAAGAAATCAGGTGCTCTCGAGAGTGCAATACCTGAGGACGAAGAAGTCAAACAGATCGTTGAACTTCCGCCGTTCATAGTAAATTTGGCTGACACGGAACAGGCGAGATACTTGCGGATGACAGTTAGCCTTGGGGTTGCCGGTGAAGAAAGCGAAAAGCCGGACCAGCTATTTATTACTCGCGTTCGCAACGCCATGCTGGCTGTCTTGTCAGAAAAGAGCTCAGAGCAGATCCTTACTGCCGAAGGAAAGACCAAACTTCGAAAAGAGCTTCTGCAAGCAGCAAAGGCAGCCTCGACGGAACCCGAGGTTAAGGCTATATACATAACAGACTTTATCGTCCAACTCTAA
- a CDS encoding carbonic anhydrase codes for MKKQTPRYLSTFLTVFALLLGVSFVASCSKADATTKKEKTKKVKEDPETETAETDDAETKKEADHESDEPTTEEVKADRKKIDSLKESAKTAEKNKTPRVETTTGKSPVKDSKAAADEIWAKLSAGNKRYMAGKHTVVNYAAARKALVKGQQPEVIVLGCADSRVPPEFVFDKNLGEIFVVRDAGNIPDKVTLGSIEYAVEHLHAKALLILGHESCGAVAAAVSGEKMPSSNLSAIVDTISPAFEGSKTCIIGEPSNLSCVELNVKQSSEDVISRSSILRKAVKEGHLAIIRAVYKLESGEVVRIN; via the coding sequence ATGAAAAAACAAACACCGCGCTATCTCAGCACGTTCCTTACCGTCTTCGCCCTGCTTCTAGGCGTATCTTTCGTCGCCTCGTGCAGCAAGGCGGACGCTACTACAAAAAAAGAAAAAACGAAAAAGGTTAAGGAGGACCCGGAAACCGAAACGGCCGAAACCGATGATGCCGAAACAAAAAAAGAAGCTGATCACGAATCCGATGAGCCTACTACCGAAGAAGTGAAGGCGGATAGGAAAAAAATAGATTCGTTAAAAGAGTCTGCAAAAACCGCCGAAAAGAATAAGACCCCACGAGTTGAGACGACCACTGGCAAATCACCCGTAAAAGATTCAAAAGCTGCAGCTGACGAGATCTGGGCAAAACTCTCGGCCGGAAACAAGCGCTACATGGCTGGGAAGCACACAGTCGTGAATTATGCAGCGGCCCGAAAAGCGTTGGTCAAGGGCCAGCAGCCCGAGGTCATCGTCCTGGGATGCGCGGATAGCCGGGTGCCACCCGAGTTTGTTTTCGACAAGAATCTGGGTGAAATATTTGTCGTACGGGATGCTGGAAATATTCCCGACAAGGTTACGCTCGGCAGCATTGAATATGCTGTTGAACACCTTCATGCAAAAGCCCTGCTTATACTGGGGCATGAGAGTTGTGGAGCGGTGGCGGCGGCCGTGTCCGGCGAAAAGATGCCAAGTTCCAATCTTTCAGCGATCGTCGACACCATTTCCCCGGCCTTTGAAGGTTCGAAGACATGTATTATTGGCGAACCTAGCAATCTATCGTGTGTAGAACTGAACGTAAAACAGAGTTCCGAAGATGTGATCTCAAGAAGTTCGATCTTAAGGAAGGCAGTGAAAGAGGGACACCTCGCTATAATTCGTGCGGTTTATAAACTGGAATCCGGCGAGGTCGTTCGCATCAACTAA
- a CDS encoding OmpA family protein, whose amino-acid sequence MDVKKEEPPKPRRRVKKARGHGGHHGGAWKVAYADFVTAMMALFLVLWLVSQADTKLKQAIAAYFRSPGVFDTMQGGILSGNKKISKEPERLDSVENEQALIGVAEALQKQFETRPEFSRFKDQVKIEVTDEGLRIQLLDKADRVSFASGSAELGPEAQAVLAEIAQGICALPNKINIGGHTDSRVFPSNNGYTNWELSTDRANVARRTLEANCVKPEQIRRVIGFADTELLVPDDPYSPANRRISITVLRLTENPSDAKKDKEISVPDPKARSENKTSPVPDEVKLAKKKLETEGSVVVGEADKIPDKPKIK is encoded by the coding sequence ATGGACGTCAAGAAAGAAGAACCTCCAAAACCCCGGCGCCGCGTAAAAAAAGCGCGTGGCCACGGCGGCCATCATGGCGGAGCCTGGAAAGTCGCGTACGCTGATTTTGTAACGGCGATGATGGCTCTCTTCCTGGTCCTGTGGCTTGTTTCGCAGGCTGATACTAAGTTGAAGCAGGCGATCGCAGCATATTTTCGTTCACCCGGCGTCTTTGATACGATGCAGGGTGGTATCCTTTCGGGGAACAAAAAGATCAGCAAAGAGCCTGAAAGGCTCGATTCGGTCGAGAATGAGCAGGCACTGATCGGAGTCGCGGAGGCTCTCCAAAAGCAATTCGAAACTAGGCCGGAATTCTCTCGTTTCAAGGACCAGGTAAAGATCGAGGTTACGGACGAGGGCCTTCGCATCCAGCTTTTGGACAAGGCCGACCGGGTCTCTTTTGCTTCTGGAAGTGCCGAGCTCGGGCCGGAAGCTCAGGCAGTTCTGGCCGAGATCGCCCAAGGCATCTGCGCACTTCCAAACAAGATCAATATCGGCGGACATACGGACAGTCGAGTATTTCCTTCTAATAACGGCTACACGAATTGGGAACTCTCGACCGATCGTGCGAATGTTGCTCGCCGCACGCTCGAAGCAAATTGCGTTAAGCCCGAACAGATCCGCCGAGTGATAGGATTTGCCGACACCGAGCTGTTGGTGCCCGATGACCCTTACTCGCCAGCGAACCGTCGCATCAGCATTACCGTCCTGCGCCTGACGGAAAACCCAAGTGATGCGAAAAAAGATAAAGAGATATCTGTCCCAGATCCGAAAGCAAGATCCGAAAATAAAACGTCTCCGGTTCCAGACGAGGTAAAGCTTGCCAAGAAGAAGCTTGAAACAGAAGGTTCCGTAGTTGTCGGCGAGGCCGATAAGATACCTGACAAGCCAAAGATCAAATGA
- the motA gene encoding flagellar motor stator protein MotA, which yields MLLIIGIVFVMICVIGGFLMINGPLGVLIQPSEFVVIGGAVIGATLAANPAKYLMRIMALLPVALKGSPYNKKTYTEVLQMQYDMFINSKKGGLLSIEEDVNNPLSSPIFTKYPSFVGNHHAVEFFCDAMKMLVNGACSSEELEIMLDAEMETHHDEGAIVPVLLQRASDALPGLGIVAAVLGIVVTMQHLDGPPEELGHHVGAALVGTFLGLLLSYGFLAPIASNLENLAHDESRYFGCIKAGLVAFANGAAPMTAVEFARKTIFSFDRPPTAEIEPLLREIKPR from the coding sequence ATGTTACTTATTATCGGCATTGTATTCGTCATGATCTGCGTCATCGGCGGATTCTTGATGATAAACGGACCGCTTGGCGTCTTGATCCAGCCTTCCGAATTTGTAGTGATCGGTGGCGCGGTTATCGGGGCGACGCTCGCTGCGAACCCGGCAAAGTACCTTATGCGGATCATGGCTCTCTTGCCAGTTGCGCTAAAGGGATCTCCGTACAACAAAAAAACTTATACGGAAGTACTCCAGATGCAGTATGACATGTTCATCAATTCGAAGAAGGGCGGCCTGCTTTCGATCGAAGAAGATGTTAACAATCCGCTATCGTCGCCGATCTTTACAAAATATCCGAGCTTCGTCGGCAACCATCACGCAGTGGAGTTTTTTTGTGATGCGATGAAGATGCTCGTCAACGGAGCTTGTTCGTCTGAGGAACTCGAGATAATGCTTGATGCAGAAATGGAAACGCATCACGATGAAGGCGCGATCGTTCCGGTTCTGCTTCAGCGTGCGTCAGACGCCCTTCCCGGTCTTGGTATAGTAGCCGCTGTGCTTGGCATCGTTGTCACGATGCAGCACCTCGACGGGCCGCCTGAAGAACTTGGACATCACGTCGGGGCAGCTCTCGTTGGTACCTTTCTGGGATTGCTGCTTTCGTACGGATTTCTTGCACCGATCGCTTCAAATCTGGAGAATCTTGCACATGACGAGAGTCGTTATTTTGGCTGCATCAAAGCGGGTCTCGTCGCATTCGCAAATGGAGCGGCACCGATGACCGCAGTCGAATTTGCACGCAAGACCATCTTTAGTTTCGATCGTCCGCCAACTGCCGAGATCGAGCCGCTTCTCCGGGAAATTAAACCTCGCTAG
- a CDS encoding flagellar hook protein FlgE: protein MSFSFNTALSGLNANSNALNVVGNNIANANTIGFRSGQITFMDVFASRSGARLNGAGNSLGIGNGVRTGAIHTDFSQGALNESTSPLHAAISGNGFFVVQNSDGTRGYTRAGDFSLNNQGVMVSTTGGQVQGYQAVGGVVAPGSSLSNLKFPLGQIFPPKMTTEATFKFNLDSRLATDKTYSVTSNIYDSLGGEHKMEMTFTKQADGSFLMEATVDGNPAEVDADGAGPSVTPISFTFDSDGQLLTPAETLQIIPDQTELGLAELPSIDINLYELDSAGDPIRSFATAYAANSSSDSTYQDGYKPGNLSGAAIDEDGNIFGVYSNGQSQIIGQLALAVFDSNDGLGHVGGNMFAETTASGQPTIGAANTGTRGAIAGGYLEQSNVNITNEFVELIEAQRGFQANSRVITTANQTFQDLLQMV, encoded by the coding sequence ATGTCATTTTCATTCAACACTGCCCTCTCCGGGCTTAATGCAAACAGTAATGCTCTAAACGTTGTCGGGAACAATATTGCAAACGCCAATACCATCGGTTTTCGGAGCGGACAGATAACATTTATGGACGTTTTTGCCAGCCGATCTGGAGCACGGTTAAACGGGGCCGGGAATTCATTAGGTATCGGAAACGGTGTTCGTACGGGGGCGATCCATACTGATTTTTCGCAAGGTGCGTTGAATGAATCGACCTCGCCACTGCACGCAGCCATCTCAGGAAACGGCTTTTTTGTCGTGCAGAACAGCGATGGCACCCGAGGATACACGCGGGCAGGCGATTTTTCCCTGAACAACCAGGGCGTTATGGTTTCAACGACCGGCGGTCAAGTGCAGGGCTATCAGGCTGTTGGTGGAGTGGTTGCTCCGGGGTCATCGCTCTCTAATCTAAAATTCCCCCTTGGTCAGATCTTTCCGCCCAAAATGACGACCGAAGCGACATTCAAATTTAACCTTGATTCTCGATTGGCTACCGACAAAACCTACTCGGTAACCTCCAACATTTACGACTCGCTCGGCGGCGAACACAAAATGGAGATGACGTTTACGAAACAGGCCGACGGGTCTTTCCTAATGGAGGCAACTGTCGATGGGAATCCTGCTGAAGTCGATGCTGACGGAGCCGGGCCTTCGGTCACACCGATCAGCTTTACCTTCGACTCGGACGGCCAACTTCTGACGCCTGCGGAAACGCTGCAGATAATCCCTGACCAAACTGAACTTGGATTGGCCGAATTACCCTCGATCGACATCAATTTATATGAACTCGATTCCGCTGGAGATCCAATTCGGTCGTTTGCGACGGCCTACGCAGCAAATTCAAGTAGTGATTCAACATACCAGGACGGTTACAAGCCCGGAAATCTAAGTGGGGCTGCGATCGACGAGGATGGAAATATTTTCGGCGTTTATTCAAATGGACAATCGCAGATCATTGGGCAGTTGGCTCTCGCAGTTTTTGATTCGAACGATGGGTTAGGCCATGTAGGCGGAAACATGTTTGCAGAAACCACCGCTTCGGGCCAGCCAACGATCGGAGCTGCAAACACAGGAACCCGCGGAGCTATCGCCGGGGGCTACCTTGAACAGAGCAACGTCAATATAACAAATGAATTTGTCGAACTGATCGAAGCGCAGCGTGGATTTCAGGCAAATTCACGAGTGATCACGACAGCAAATCAGACGTTCCAGGATTTACTGCAAATGGTCTAA
- a CDS encoding flagellar hook-length control protein FliK, translating to MINTIATTNLSSVPPGSFASPEGKGFDPYSDLFAALFTFPAPVQPEPLIVDKPTIVGSDETADLGAAGAASDLQTVPLLAEPAKPAKDNSADILGLFPKVTEPLAQSERIALPADTKLPLDKKPPIEYLGPPVKQSPPRDPKLAAISREEDLRINFGDVCGLPVFRSDTAAVSAVGVPDPTLVPIIGEQLRMVKDEQLSEIEPLELPLVPPPIDSKMEQEVILEITSLDLSTLEVVSVDGTASNEVRTPTSSPLELNEKLPTVFPEAQPKQPEKVSLLETFATNVLVDNKMPASPTGRSAIKGQFDTDSIFLEPVKPIEEATAGEQPTEFSFGTPLDGNKGLEQFDKPITSEFKLKRIILDQVGAAFTDLALGKKETGEKRTLKIRLSPAELGTVEITLAKNANGMIDAHFQTDNPKTQHVLQESLAQLRESLERSGMQVGSLNTSCTSFSSGGRDGSDSRRHEFTNSDDQTGKRPTFDTVQKSEDDKQSRLVNLRA from the coding sequence ATGATAAATACGATAGCAACAACGAATCTTAGTTCAGTTCCACCGGGCAGTTTTGCGTCGCCTGAAGGCAAGGGTTTCGATCCCTATTCAGATCTATTTGCGGCCCTATTCACATTCCCGGCTCCAGTTCAGCCCGAGCCTTTGATAGTGGATAAGCCTACCATTGTCGGTAGTGACGAGACGGCGGATCTCGGGGCGGCGGGGGCTGCCAGTGATCTGCAAACGGTACCGCTTCTAGCGGAACCCGCGAAACCCGCCAAAGACAATAGTGCGGATATACTAGGCCTTTTTCCAAAAGTCACCGAACCATTAGCTCAGAGTGAAAGAATCGCGTTACCCGCTGACACCAAACTTCCTTTAGACAAAAAGCCGCCGATCGAGTACCTCGGGCCACCAGTCAAACAGTCTCCGCCAAGAGATCCAAAGCTAGCGGCAATTAGCCGCGAAGAAGATCTTCGAATTAATTTCGGAGATGTTTGCGGGCTCCCGGTATTCCGCTCTGATACTGCCGCTGTTTCTGCTGTTGGAGTGCCGGATCCTACACTCGTACCGATCATTGGTGAACAGCTTCGAATGGTTAAAGATGAGCAGCTATCCGAGATCGAACCGCTGGAATTACCGCTTGTTCCGCCGCCGATTGATTCAAAAATGGAGCAGGAGGTGATATTGGAAATAACTTCTCTCGATCTATCAACGCTAGAAGTTGTTTCCGTTGACGGAACTGCTTCGAACGAGGTTAGAACTCCAACCTCGAGTCCACTTGAGCTGAACGAGAAGCTCCCAACTGTTTTTCCCGAGGCACAACCAAAGCAGCCCGAAAAAGTATCCCTGCTGGAGACATTTGCGACAAATGTGCTTGTTGACAATAAGATGCCGGCATCCCCAACGGGGCGATCGGCGATTAAGGGGCAATTCGATACGGACAGCATCTTTCTCGAGCCCGTGAAGCCGATCGAGGAAGCAACGGCGGGCGAACAACCTACGGAGTTTTCGTTTGGCACTCCACTCGACGGAAATAAAGGCCTTGAGCAGTTCGATAAACCAATTACTTCCGAATTCAAGTTAAAGAGAATTATTCTCGATCAAGTTGGAGCAGCCTTTACCGATCTGGCTCTGGGCAAAAAGGAAACGGGTGAAAAGCGGACACTAAAGATCCGACTCTCGCCCGCTGAACTCGGTACCGTGGAGATAACGCTCGCAAAAAATGCCAATGGAATGATCGATGCACATTTTCAGACGGACAATCCAAAAACACAGCACGTTCTGCAGGAGAGTCTTGCCCAGCTCCGTGAATCACTGGAACGCTCTGGCATGCAGGTTGGGAGTCTAAACACCTCATGCACGTCGTTCTCTTCAGGCGGCCGCGATGGCAGTGATTCGAGACGACACGAGTTTACAAATTCTGATGATCAAACGGGCAAAAGGCCCACGTTTGATACCGTTCAAAAATCTGAAGACGACAAACAAAGCCGTCTCGTGAATTTGCGGGCGTAA
- the fliJ gene encoding flagellar export protein FliJ, translating into MKKFKFTLDSVHKVREIKQDRESAILSDLRAEADRAAERVAHIEAMRHDAIENYTLRIAAGERLDALEMELSSKHFASLDRLQKDAEAVLAQRRKACEIQIEALTEAMRSVKITENLRETQRARHRQEYERYEQNGVDELVSTNFARRILGTK; encoded by the coding sequence ATGAAGAAGTTCAAATTTACATTGGATTCGGTCCATAAGGTTCGAGAGATCAAACAGGACCGGGAAAGTGCGATCCTTAGTGACCTGCGGGCCGAGGCTGACCGAGCGGCAGAACGGGTCGCACATATCGAGGCGATGCGGCACGATGCGATCGAAAACTATACCCTCCGGATCGCGGCCGGTGAACGGTTGGATGCCCTCGAGATGGAACTGAGCTCAAAGCACTTTGCATCTCTTGATCGCCTTCAGAAGGATGCTGAAGCGGTGCTCGCTCAGCGGCGAAAGGCTTGCGAGATCCAGATCGAGGCTCTTACAGAAGCCATGCGGAGTGTAAAGATCACGGAAAATCTGCGAGAGACGCAAAGGGCACGTCATAGACAAGAATACGAAAGATACGAGCAGAACGGCGTCGACGAACTTGTGAGCACCAACTTTGCACGACGCATACTGGGAACAAAATGA